Proteins encoded in a region of the Nitrospira sp. genome:
- the def gene encoding peptide deformylase, which translates to MAKLPVIKLGNPMLRLIAAPVHPSEIAKSEFQQFIDDMFEAMVEHHGIGLAAPQVARSQQIVVMHCAGEGGFPKTVLINPEIVFYGPHQTQNWEGCLSVDGLRGKVTRPSMVRARALDRHGNPLDFEATGLYAVCIQHEMDHLIGKVFLDRMTDLSTLTQLDEFEQFWKEEHAEVI; encoded by the coding sequence ATGGCCAAACTGCCGGTCATCAAACTAGGCAATCCAATGCTACGGCTAATCGCCGCCCCGGTGCACCCGTCCGAGATTGCGAAGTCAGAGTTCCAGCAGTTCATCGATGATATGTTTGAAGCCATGGTTGAGCACCACGGGATCGGACTGGCCGCGCCGCAGGTGGCCCGGTCCCAGCAGATAGTTGTCATGCACTGCGCGGGCGAAGGGGGCTTCCCCAAGACCGTGCTCATCAATCCCGAAATTGTCTTCTATGGTCCGCATCAGACACAAAACTGGGAGGGATGTCTCAGCGTGGACGGTCTGCGGGGAAAGGTCACGCGTCCCTCCATGGTGCGCGCGCGCGCGCTGGACCGCCACGGGAATCCGTTGGATTTCGAGGCGACCGGGCTTTATGCCGTCTGTATCCAGCACGAGATGGATCATTTGATCGGGAAGGTTTTTCTGGACCGCATGACCGATCTCTCGACCCTAACGCAACTGGACGAGTTCGAGCAGTTCTGGAAAGAAGAGCATGCCGAAGTCATTTAA
- a CDS encoding ABC transporter ATP-binding protein — protein sequence MRALIRVLKFLRPHRWLAGATLLSAIAATALDLVPPWLIKIVIDDVIQAHRPDLLGWAVGMLVAAYALKNGCASLRIRLNNTLEQRVVFDLRGQVFAALQRLSIGYFENRSSGEIMSRVTNDTEHMERIFVDGLEGMLTASLTLIGITGMLFALNWKLAALSLLPIPILIVSAGLFTRRVHRYYHDVRRHAADLNAYLQDSLAGIRETMGFNRQAYEQERFAVRSRRYSDSNLNVMRLWSLYSPGMMLVGSMGTALIVWVGAGEVARGALTLGELVMFLAYLALFYVPVNQIHSVNHMLQHALAGSERVFEILDAQSEVQDRPDAVVPADRLVGAVRFEQVAFHYRPDVPVLREVTLEIKSGERIALVGPSGAGKSTLLKLLMRFYDACGGAVRLDDYDVRALPLAFVRSQIGFVQQEPFLFNGTVRENIAYGNLAASQAAIEAVAKAARAHEFIAALPEGYDTWIGERGVKLSVGQKQRVSIARVLLKDPPIVVFDEATSNIDTETEVKIREALDHLTKGRTTFIIAHRLSTLHHVDRIVVVDHGRIVEQGLHQALLDRGGLYAALYEAQFQV from the coding sequence GTGCGCGCGCTAATCCGCGTCCTCAAGTTCCTCCGCCCACATCGCTGGCTGGCCGGTGCCACGTTGTTGAGCGCAATTGCCGCGACGGCACTGGATCTCGTGCCGCCGTGGCTGATCAAGATCGTCATTGACGACGTCATTCAGGCGCATCGGCCCGACTTGCTGGGCTGGGCTGTGGGCATGCTGGTTGCTGCCTACGCGCTCAAGAACGGCTGCGCGTCCCTACGCATCCGGCTCAATAATACGCTCGAGCAGCGCGTCGTGTTCGATTTGCGCGGCCAGGTCTTTGCGGCACTGCAGCGGCTGTCAATCGGCTATTTTGAAAACCGCTCCTCCGGCGAGATCATGTCCAGAGTCACCAACGACACTGAGCACATGGAGCGAATTTTCGTTGACGGGCTTGAAGGGATGCTGACGGCGTCGTTGACGTTAATCGGCATTACCGGCATGCTCTTTGCGCTCAATTGGAAGCTGGCGGCCCTGTCGCTGCTGCCGATCCCAATTCTAATTGTCTCTGCTGGTTTGTTCACGCGGCGCGTCCACCGCTACTATCACGACGTCCGACGGCACGCGGCGGATCTAAATGCCTATCTGCAAGATTCGTTGGCAGGGATCCGCGAGACGATGGGATTCAACCGGCAGGCCTACGAGCAGGAGCGGTTTGCGGTCCGCAGTCGGCGCTACAGTGACAGTAATTTGAACGTAATGCGTCTGTGGTCACTCTATTCGCCCGGTATGATGCTGGTAGGAAGCATGGGCACGGCGTTGATCGTCTGGGTCGGTGCGGGGGAGGTGGCGCGGGGGGCGCTCACGCTGGGAGAGCTCGTGATGTTTCTCGCCTATCTGGCCTTGTTCTATGTGCCGGTGAACCAAATCCATTCGGTCAACCACATGCTGCAGCATGCGCTGGCCGGCAGCGAGCGAGTCTTCGAGATTTTGGATGCGCAGTCCGAGGTGCAGGACCGCCCGGATGCCGTCGTGCCGGCCGACCGGCTGGTCGGGGCCGTGCGGTTCGAGCAGGTGGCCTTCCACTACCGTCCGGATGTGCCGGTCCTGCGTGAAGTGACCTTGGAGATCAAGTCCGGCGAGCGCATCGCGCTGGTCGGCCCCAGCGGGGCCGGCAAGAGCACGCTGCTCAAACTGCTCATGCGGTTTTACGACGCCTGCGGCGGGGCCGTCCGCTTGGACGATTACGATGTCCGCGCACTGCCGCTGGCGTTCGTCCGCAGTCAGATCGGGTTCGTACAACAGGAGCCGTTTCTGTTCAATGGCACGGTGCGGGAAAATATCGCCTACGGCAATCTGGCCGCCAGTCAGGCGGCCATCGAGGCGGTCGCAAAAGCGGCACGGGCGCATGAGTTTATCGCCGCGCTGCCGGAGGGCTATGACACCTGGATTGGGGAGCGGGGCGTGAAGTTGTCGGTAGGGCAGAAACAGCGCGTTTCGATTGCACGCGTCCTGCTCAAAGATCCGCCGATCGTTGTCTTCGATGAGGCCACCTCGAACATTGATACCGAGACTGAAGTGAAAATCCGTGAGGCCCTGGACCATCTGACGAAGGGGCGTACAACGTTTATCATTGCCCACCGACTGTCCACGCTGCACCACGTAGATCGCATCGTGGTTGTAGACCACGGTCGGATTGTCGAGCAGGGGCTACACCAGGCGCTTCTAGACCGTGGGGGGCTCTACGCCGCCTTGTACGAAGCGCAGTTCCAGGTATAG
- a CDS encoding M67 family metallopeptidase, which yields MSVLKIPQPILDAMVAHARESKPYECCGLLAGTHGTVSQQYRIKNIVSLEGSERLPSFDGARVTRLQQLPLDKRAEIAFVMDAQDFSLAKKDMRVRGLDLQVVYHSHPHSPAVPSETDITIAHEYEDLWSKINLAVPVYVIISLQHDATPDLRAYRIKNRQVTGAEFQPA from the coding sequence GTGTCCGTCCTGAAAATTCCCCAACCGATTCTGGACGCGATGGTCGCCCATGCGCGCGAGTCGAAGCCCTACGAGTGCTGCGGGCTACTGGCTGGCACTCATGGTACCGTCTCGCAGCAATACCGCATCAAGAATATCGTGTCGCTCGAGGGATCGGAGCGGCTGCCCTCGTTCGACGGCGCGCGCGTCACGCGCCTGCAGCAGCTCCCGCTCGACAAACGAGCTGAAATCGCCTTCGTAATGGATGCGCAGGACTTTTCGCTAGCTAAAAAAGACATGCGCGTCCGGGGCCTCGATCTCCAAGTCGTCTACCATTCCCATCCCCACAGCCCCGCCGTCCCGTCTGAAACTGACATCACGATCGCCCACGAGTACGAGGACCTCTGGAGCAAGATCAACCTTGCCGTGCCCGTCTACGTCATCATTTCGCTCCAGCACGACGCCACCCCCGATCTGCGGGCCTACCGGATCAAAAATCGACAGGTGACTGGGGCCGAATTCCAGCCCGCCTGA
- the moeB gene encoding molybdopterin-synthase adenylyltransferase MoeB, translating to MEFTEAQLERYSRHIILNDVGGKGQKKLSQAKVLVIGAGGLGSPAALYLAAAGVGTLGLVDGDVVDLSNLQRQVLHTTARIGVPKVESGRQTLAALNPDITIKTYQYHVSADNILGLIADYDMVLDGSDNFSTRFMINDACFFAKKTLISGSIFRFEGQLTTIKPHEGFPCYRCLYPEPPPAGLVPNCQEAGVLGVLAGTVGVLQAMEAVKEILKVGDSLADKLLIYDALEMKFRRVSRPKDPTCRLCGPKPAIKDLSSDYAVACTI from the coding sequence ATGGAGTTCACCGAAGCACAACTGGAGCGCTACAGCCGGCACATCATCCTGAACGACGTCGGCGGCAAGGGGCAGAAGAAACTGTCCCAGGCAAAGGTGCTGGTCATCGGCGCCGGCGGGCTCGGCTCCCCTGCGGCGCTCTACCTGGCTGCCGCCGGTGTCGGCACGCTCGGCCTGGTGGACGGTGACGTGGTGGACCTCTCCAATCTTCAACGCCAGGTACTGCATACGACCGCGCGCATCGGCGTCCCCAAAGTGGAATCGGGCCGCCAGACGTTGGCGGCGCTCAACCCGGACATCACGATTAAGACCTACCAGTACCACGTCAGCGCGGACAACATCCTGGGCCTGATCGCCGACTACGACATGGTCCTGGACGGCTCCGATAATTTCTCAACGCGATTCATGATCAACGATGCCTGCTTTTTTGCGAAAAAGACGTTGATCTCTGGTAGCATCTTCCGGTTTGAGGGCCAGCTCACGACGATCAAGCCGCACGAAGGTTTCCCCTGCTACCGCTGCCTCTATCCCGAGCCGCCACCGGCCGGACTGGTGCCGAACTGCCAGGAAGCAGGCGTGCTGGGTGTGCTAGCCGGCACCGTGGGAGTACTGCAGGCGATGGAAGCGGTGAAAGAAATCCTCAAGGTCGGCGACTCGCTTGCAGACAAGCTGCTGATCTACGACGCGCTGGAGATGAAGTTCCGGCGGGTATCGCGGCCAAAAGATCCGACCTGTCGGCTCTGCGGTCCGAAGCCAGCGATCAAAGATCTCAGTAGCGACTACGCCGTAGCCTGCACGATCTAG
- a CDS encoding FeS-binding protein, protein MPNLRFHVRFPEKQVKEPIIYQIGHEYKVVTNIRRADVRETTGWMDLELSGLTPEIERAIEGLKKKGCVVDPIELNVVE, encoded by the coding sequence ATGCCGAACTTGCGCTTTCACGTTCGCTTTCCGGAAAAACAGGTGAAGGAACCGATCATCTATCAGATCGGTCACGAGTATAAGGTCGTGACCAACATCCGTCGAGCCGACGTGCGGGAAACCACTGGCTGGATGGACCTCGAATTGAGCGGACTGACGCCCGAGATCGAGCGGGCCATTGAAGGCCTGAAGAAAAAAGGCTGCGTTGTGGATCCGATCGAACTCAACGTGGTGGAATGA
- a CDS encoding MoaD/ThiS family protein, translated as MIKVRIPTPLRPLTKHQGEVETKATSVAEMIEALNAAHPGIKDRLCDEKGDLRRFVNIYVNEEDIRFLKGKDTSLKDGDEVSIVPAIAGGC; from the coding sequence GTGATCAAAGTCCGGATTCCCACTCCCCTGCGGCCCCTGACAAAACATCAGGGCGAGGTCGAAACGAAGGCCACGAGCGTCGCAGAGATGATCGAGGCCCTGAATGCCGCGCACCCCGGCATCAAGGACCGTCTGTGCGACGAGAAGGGCGACCTGCGCCGCTTTGTGAACATTTACGTCAACGAAGAGGACATTCGGTTCCTGAAGGGTAAGGACACGTCGCTCAAGGACGGCGACGAAGTCTCCATCGTGCCCGCAATCGCTGGGGGCTGCTGA
- a CDS encoding threonine synthase translates to MTKMKSLICRECGKEYPIKAIHVCELCFGPLEVKYNYDEIRRVVTRKKIEEGPPSMWRYMDLLPVESTSTETVIGPHAGLTPMVRAKNLGAYLGLDELYIKNDTVNHPTLSFKDRVVSVALTRARELGFETVACASTGNLANSVAAHAAAACMKCYVFIPADLEAAKVLGNLIYKPNVVEVEGNYDDVNRLCSEIAGEHGWAFVNINIRPYYAEGSKTLAFETVEQLGWRAPDQAVIPMASGSLLTKIWKGLHEMKTLGLIDRVQTKINGAQAEGCSPISTAYKEGRDFFKPVKPKTIAKSLAIGNPADGYYALKATGESRGAMDMVSDEEVVDAIKLLAQTEGIFAETAGGVTIGVLKKLVKQGVIKKSDVTVAYITGNGLKTQEAVIDAVGRPFRIQPSLVSFEKTFKIGKNGGGDA, encoded by the coding sequence ATGACCAAAATGAAATCACTGATCTGCCGGGAATGCGGGAAGGAATACCCGATCAAGGCGATCCACGTCTGCGAGCTGTGCTTTGGCCCGCTGGAGGTCAAGTACAACTACGACGAGATCAGGAGGGTCGTCACGCGCAAGAAGATCGAAGAGGGCCCGCCCAGTATGTGGCGGTATATGGACCTGCTGCCCGTGGAAAGCACCTCGACCGAGACGGTGATCGGCCCGCATGCCGGCCTCACGCCGATGGTACGCGCAAAGAATCTCGGCGCCTATCTGGGGCTGGACGAGCTCTATATTAAGAACGACACGGTAAACCATCCAACCCTGTCGTTCAAGGATCGCGTCGTCTCTGTGGCCCTGACCCGCGCGCGCGAGCTGGGCTTCGAAACCGTCGCCTGCGCCTCGACCGGCAACCTGGCCAACTCCGTCGCCGCCCATGCGGCAGCCGCCTGCATGAAGTGCTACGTGTTCATCCCGGCCGATTTGGAAGCGGCCAAGGTGCTGGGCAATTTGATTTACAAGCCGAACGTCGTCGAAGTGGAGGGCAATTACGATGACGTGAACCGGCTCTGCAGTGAAATCGCGGGCGAACACGGCTGGGCCTTCGTGAATATCAACATCCGCCCTTACTATGCAGAGGGCTCGAAGACGTTGGCCTTCGAAACCGTCGAACAGCTCGGCTGGCGCGCCCCCGATCAGGCCGTGATCCCGATGGCCTCCGGCTCGCTGCTGACCAAGATCTGGAAGGGCCTGCACGAGATGAAAACGCTGGGCCTGATCGACAGAGTGCAAACGAAGATCAACGGCGCGCAGGCGGAAGGCTGCTCCCCGATCTCAACCGCCTACAAGGAAGGCCGCGACTTCTTCAAACCAGTGAAGCCGAAAACCATCGCTAAGTCGCTGGCCATCGGCAACCCAGCCGACGGCTACTATGCGCTGAAGGCAACTGGCGAGAGTAGGGGCGCGATGGACATGGTATCCGACGAGGAAGTAGTGGATGCCATCAAGCTGCTGGCGCAGACCGAGGGCATCTTCGCCGAGACGGCCGGCGGCGTGACCATCGGTGTGCTCAAAAAGCTGGTGAAGCAGGGCGTCATCAAGAAAAGCGACGTGACCGTGGCCTACATCACCGGCAACGGGCTCAAGACGCAGGAGGCGGTCATCGACGCAGTCGGCCGACCCTTCCGCATCCAGCCGAGCCTGGTCAGTTTTGAGAAAACATTCAAGATCGGCAAAAACGGCGGAGGCGACGCGTGA
- the moeB gene encoding molybdopterin-synthase adenylyltransferase MoeB: MEFTDEQVTRYSRHILLPEVGGKGQKKIAQARILIIGAGGLGAPAAFYLAAAGVGTIGLIDSDTVDLSNLQRQIIHYTPDVGRSKVLSAKEKIQALNPDVRVVIHETRFVADNALQLIADYDVVIDGVDNFPAKFLINDACIMSNKPLVHGGILRFDGRVTTILPKKSACYRCVFKQPPPAGLVASCQEAGVIGALAGIIGTIQATEALKLVLGIGRPLTDRLMDYDAKKATFREIKTKRNPHCPVCSDQPTITTLVDYEQEACELKQVKVEV, translated from the coding sequence ATGGAATTCACGGACGAACAGGTCACCCGTTACAGCCGGCACATCCTACTGCCGGAGGTCGGCGGGAAGGGACAGAAGAAGATCGCGCAAGCGAGGATTCTGATCATCGGCGCGGGCGGCCTCGGTGCCCCGGCGGCGTTCTACCTAGCAGCGGCCGGCGTCGGTACGATCGGCCTGATCGACAGCGACACGGTGGACCTCTCGAACCTCCAGCGGCAGATTATCCACTACACCCCCGACGTGGGACGATCCAAGGTCCTCTCGGCCAAGGAAAAAATCCAGGCCCTCAACCCGGACGTCCGGGTGGTGATACACGAGACACGGTTCGTGGCCGACAACGCCCTGCAACTGATCGCCGATTACGACGTCGTCATCGACGGCGTGGACAATTTCCCGGCTAAGTTTCTGATTAACGACGCCTGCATTATGAGCAACAAACCGCTCGTGCACGGGGGCATTCTGCGTTTCGACGGCCGGGTGACCACGATCCTGCCAAAAAAATCCGCCTGCTATCGCTGCGTCTTCAAACAGCCGCCGCCGGCCGGGCTGGTTGCGAGCTGCCAGGAAGCCGGCGTGATCGGCGCGCTGGCCGGCATCATTGGCACTATTCAGGCAACCGAAGCGCTGAAGCTGGTGCTCGGCATCGGCCGGCCGCTCACCGACCGGTTGATGGACTACGACGCCAAGAAAGCGACATTCCGCGAGATCAAGACAAAACGTAACCCGCACTGCCCTGTGTGCAGCGACCAGCCAACAATCACGACGTTGGTCGATTACGAACAGGAGGCCTGCGAATTGAAGCAGGTCAAGGTCGAGGTTTAG
- the cysK gene encoding cysteine synthase A codes for MTVQAHKDITELIGKTPLVRLTRLSPEGGATVYGKVEFFNPGGSIKDRICLNMINEAERQGKLKPGGTIVEPTSGNTGIGLALIAAVRGYKLILVMPESMSMERASLLSSYGAQLVLTPAWEGMKGSIKEAESIIGQNPSYFMPDQFSNPANPAMHRKTTALEIWEALDGKIDAFVTAVGTGGTITGCGEVFKERNKNIRVVAVEPAGSPVLSGGDPGPHKIQGIGAGFIPKVLNRSLLDSVLTVTDDEAYQTAKLLAKKEGLLVGISAGANAFAAQKIAKELGPGKNVVTILCDTGERYISVEKYFNI; via the coding sequence GTGACGGTCCAGGCCCACAAGGACATCACGGAGCTGATCGGCAAGACCCCGTTGGTCCGGCTCACGCGCCTGTCTCCGGAGGGCGGCGCGACGGTCTATGGGAAGGTCGAGTTTTTCAACCCCGGCGGCAGCATCAAGGACCGAATCTGCCTCAACATGATTAACGAGGCGGAGCGGCAGGGCAAGCTAAAGCCGGGTGGCACAATCGTCGAGCCGACTAGCGGCAACACGGGCATCGGGCTGGCGCTCATCGCCGCCGTGCGGGGCTACAAGCTGATCCTTGTGATGCCCGAGAGCATGAGTATGGAGCGAGCCAGCCTGCTCTCCTCCTACGGCGCACAGTTGGTGCTGACGCCGGCGTGGGAGGGGATGAAAGGCTCGATCAAGGAAGCCGAGAGCATCATTGGGCAAAATCCGTCGTACTTCATGCCAGATCAGTTTTCGAATCCGGCAAACCCGGCGATGCACCGGAAGACGACGGCCTTGGAAATCTGGGAGGCGCTGGACGGGAAAATCGACGCCTTCGTGACGGCGGTCGGTACGGGCGGTACAATCACCGGCTGCGGTGAGGTCTTTAAGGAACGGAACAAGAACATCCGGGTGGTGGCCGTTGAGCCGGCCGGTTCGCCGGTACTCTCAGGCGGCGATCCGGGTCCGCACAAGATTCAGGGCATTGGCGCAGGGTTTATTCCGAAGGTGCTGAACCGCTCCCTACTCGACAGCGTGCTCACTGTGACGGACGACGAGGCCTATCAGACAGCCAAGCTGCTAGCGAAAAAGGAGGGGTTACTGGTAGGCATTTCCGCCGGCGCCAACGCTTTCGCCGCGCAGAAGATTGCTAAGGAACTGGGCCCGGGGAAGAACGTGGTAACCATTCTCTGCGACACAGGCGAGCGATACATCAGCGTCGAGAAGTATTTCAACATCTGA
- the thiS gene encoding sulfur carrier protein ThiS, translating to MQVKVNGKSEEVQGGTILDLLKAKNIDPHMVAVELNDAVVERDHLGTTSVKDGDALEFLFYMGGGW from the coding sequence ATGCAGGTCAAAGTCAACGGGAAGTCAGAAGAGGTCCAGGGAGGCACAATTTTGGACCTTCTGAAAGCCAAAAATATCGACCCGCACATGGTCGCCGTGGAGCTGAACGACGCCGTGGTGGAGCGGGATCATCTGGGCACCACGTCCGTCAAGGACGGCGATGCGTTGGAGTTCCTGTTCTACATGGGGGGTGGCTGGTGA
- a CDS encoding phospholipase D family protein, with protein MGTARRTGLVVLGLVMCLLIAAPTAVSAAAVDIYYAPEDLPGEKLVALYGKARRYIFVAIYSVTYPPIVKELVAAKKRGVDVRVITDRAKLNDSKQQSALETLRLAGIPIKINRHENLMHLKQAVIDDELNTSGSMNQTGSGNRYNDERLDVLHDPVTTAKARDKFLAMWKDPSRYEDRK; from the coding sequence ATGGGAACAGCGCGGAGAACAGGGCTGGTCGTGCTCGGCCTGGTGATGTGCCTGTTGATCGCCGCGCCGACTGCCGTCTCCGCCGCCGCGGTCGACATTTACTACGCGCCGGAGGATCTACCAGGCGAGAAGCTGGTGGCGCTTTACGGCAAGGCCCGCCGGTATATCTTTGTGGCGATCTACAGCGTTACCTACCCGCCGATTGTCAAGGAGCTGGTGGCAGCGAAAAAGCGCGGCGTGGACGTGCGGGTCATTACGGACCGGGCAAAACTCAATGACTCTAAGCAGCAGTCGGCGCTGGAAACTCTGCGACTGGCCGGCATTCCGATTAAGATCAACCGGCATGAAAACCTGATGCACCTCAAGCAGGCGGTTATCGACGATGAACTTAACACCTCCGGCTCGATGAATCAGACCGGCAGCGGTAACCGCTACAACGATGAGCGCTTGGATGTCTTGCACGATCCGGTGACGACGGCCAAGGCGCGGGACAAGTTTCTTGCGATGTGGAAGGATCCATCTCGCTACGAAGACAGGAAGTAA
- a CDS encoding monooxygenase, which translates to MERTDVVIVGAGGGGVALGLALAQKGIKNMVLEQAPGPPTGLRGELLQPNGQQILDRLGVLNKLTADATRSVRRFHFCKVGGEKLCTADYGTLPPPYNCAIVTLPNAVHHAILGALETAAPGALRYGTLFRGLRREGNRVVGVEVERGGRPASISARLVIGADGAFSKVREALGIPTKLHLYREGYLIAMLDSPDGLDEGRYFVGRGEILGLFPAVGRKVYLFDMIPAGSMDQVKAQGLDARIKKWIHADPSLANTFRTLTDWTQTAYMPTGRVTTSSWVADGAVLIGDAAHAMNPHVSQGRMQAMADAMMLAELIPRWLATNDVSAATLREFEHRRRPHVRMLQKLADEQVVFWNTANPLLAFLRNRVFQTLDRNARLRYRVLATTAGLRETAPFSLFGRLIAAGFLPDLFANRVEHG; encoded by the coding sequence ATGGAACGGACGGACGTCGTCATTGTCGGCGCGGGCGGGGGTGGGGTTGCGCTCGGCCTTGCGCTGGCACAGAAGGGTATCAAGAATATGGTGTTGGAGCAGGCGCCGGGGCCACCGACCGGCCTGCGAGGGGAACTCCTTCAGCCCAATGGCCAGCAGATTCTGGACCGGCTCGGCGTGCTGAACAAACTGACGGCTGACGCGACACGCTCCGTGCGACGGTTTCATTTTTGCAAGGTCGGTGGCGAAAAACTCTGCACGGCGGATTACGGCACGTTGCCACCGCCCTACAATTGTGCGATCGTCACGCTGCCCAATGCCGTGCACCATGCAATTCTGGGGGCGCTGGAAACGGCAGCCCCCGGCGCGCTCCGTTACGGCACCTTGTTCAGAGGGTTGCGGCGCGAGGGGAATCGTGTCGTCGGCGTCGAGGTTGAGCGTGGAGGACGGCCTGCGTCAATCTCAGCTAGGCTGGTCATCGGGGCTGATGGTGCGTTTTCAAAAGTCCGCGAGGCGCTTGGCATTCCCACAAAGCTGCACCTGTATCGCGAAGGCTATCTAATCGCGATGCTGGATTCGCCGGATGGTTTGGATGAAGGACGGTACTTCGTGGGACGTGGCGAAATCTTGGGACTGTTCCCAGCCGTTGGCCGCAAGGTCTATTTGTTCGACATGATCCCGGCTGGATCAATGGACCAGGTCAAGGCGCAGGGGCTTGACGCGCGGATTAAAAAATGGATTCATGCCGATCCGTCGCTTGCAAACACATTCCGGACGCTCACGGACTGGACACAGACGGCCTACATGCCGACCGGCCGCGTAACAACGTCCTCTTGGGTCGCGGATGGGGCAGTGTTGATTGGGGATGCGGCTCATGCGATGAATCCGCATGTGTCGCAGGGGCGTATGCAGGCGATGGCTGATGCTATGATGCTAGCTGAGTTGATTCCGCGCTGGCTGGCAACGAATGACGTCTCCGCAGCAACGCTACGCGAGTTTGAGCACCGTCGCCGCCCGCACGTGAGGATGTTGCAAAAGCTAGCGGATGAGCAGGTGGTTTTTTGGAATACGGCCAACCCGCTTCTGGCGTTTCTGCGTAACCGCGTCTTCCAGACGCTGGATCGGAACGCGCGGCTGCGGTATCGGGTGTTGGCAACGACGGCCGGCTTGCGGGAAACTGCGCCGTTCAGCCTGTTTGGCCGCTTGATCGCCGCAGGGTTTCTGCCGGATTTGTTTGCCAACCGGGTGGAACATGGCTGA
- a CDS encoding TPM domain-containing protein produces MPSPMGYVSDHAGVLAPDWKERIRSVCQDLERKTGVEMVVVTVPSAKPYASAQEYAAALYQKWGIGSAQKEHGVLVLAVIDSRKATVTLGKSMVPVITPAIVEEVSSQYLERAFGNAKFEEGLYRAAVAIASASQDVKAAEPSKHKLKGFGVFLTATMSFGALWFLWWISRPDLRHPYGRVRRGEYWGSGRGGFTGNFGGFGGGMSGEGLR; encoded by the coding sequence TTGCCAAGTCCGATGGGCTACGTCAGCGACCATGCGGGCGTCCTTGCGCCCGATTGGAAGGAGCGCATCCGGTCAGTCTGTCAGGACCTCGAGCGGAAGACCGGCGTGGAAATGGTCGTCGTCACGGTACCGTCAGCGAAGCCCTATGCCTCGGCACAGGAATATGCGGCGGCGCTCTATCAAAAATGGGGTATTGGCTCTGCGCAGAAAGAGCATGGCGTGCTCGTGCTGGCGGTCATTGATAGTCGAAAGGCGACGGTGACGCTAGGGAAAAGCATGGTGCCGGTCATTACGCCGGCAATCGTGGAGGAAGTTAGCAGCCAGTATCTGGAGCGGGCCTTTGGGAACGCGAAGTTTGAGGAAGGACTCTACCGAGCGGCTGTGGCAATCGCCTCCGCCTCGCAGGACGTAAAGGCGGCTGAACCGTCGAAGCATAAGTTAAAAGGCTTTGGCGTGTTTCTCACGGCCACGATGAGCTTCGGGGCGCTCTGGTTTCTCTGGTGGATCAGCCGGCCGGACCTGCGGCATCCCTATGGCCGAGTGCGCCGCGGCGAATATTGGGGTAGTGGTCGGGGCGGCTTCACCGGCAACTTCGGCGGCTTCGGGGGTGGAATGAGCGGAGAAGGGTTGCGATAG
- a CDS encoding heme-binding protein yields the protein MESFKWLSLFTVIGLLHSPTVAVAEDLPREAVLPMRLAEKAAAVAVEKCAKDGYKVTAAVVDKAGGIRVQLRGDGASPHTVDSSRKKAYTASSTGRATSEWAELMVKAPHLHSLGKMNENILMLGGGLPIQIGNEVVGGIGVGGAPGTHLDDACAQAGLDAIGAAHKAPAGQ from the coding sequence ATGGAATCCTTCAAGTGGCTGAGCCTGTTTACCGTGATCGGCCTGCTGCACAGCCCAACCGTGGCCGTCGCGGAAGATCTTCCGCGCGAAGCGGTCCTGCCGATGCGGCTGGCCGAGAAAGCCGCAGCCGTGGCCGTGGAGAAATGCGCGAAGGATGGCTACAAGGTTACGGCAGCCGTCGTGGACAAGGCCGGCGGCATCCGCGTACAACTGCGCGGCGACGGAGCCAGCCCTCACACAGTGGACAGCAGCCGAAAAAAAGCCTACACGGCCAGCAGCACGGGACGGGCCACCAGCGAGTGGGCGGAACTCATGGTCAAAGCCCCGCACCTGCATTCACTAGGAAAAATGAACGAAAATATTCTCATGCTTGGCGGAGGGCTGCCCATTCAGATCGGCAATGAGGTGGTCGGAGGAATCGGCGTCGGCGGCGCGCCCGGAACCCATTTGGACGACGCCTGCGCTCAGGCCGGCCTCGACGCCATCGGCGCCGCCCACAAGGCACCGGCGGGGCAATAG